The following proteins are encoded in a genomic region of Phycisphaera sp.:
- a CDS encoding GNAT family N-acetyltransferase, producing MPTPPNRTKIEAAAPSLPVEVFAHDTPGTRLDTTRLSIRPATPADTGPFESAIDALIASGDGASGVNLPGEQARQIVKRQLDLTAKGLRTGGALRRAIFDRNDGEQTVLGACNLITIERGLEWYAELAFWLTPDARGKGIAREACAAVTEHALNDLPKGLGVASVRAYVQPDNTRAQALLSGIGFVHQPETQEHKITGGHHRTHELWCLTLSE from the coding sequence ATGCCCACCCCACCCAATCGCACCAAGATCGAAGCCGCCGCACCTTCACTTCCCGTCGAGGTCTTCGCCCACGACACCCCCGGCACCCGCCTAGACACCACTCGTCTCTCGATTCGCCCCGCGACGCCCGCCGATACCGGCCCGTTCGAGTCGGCCATCGATGCTCTGATCGCGTCGGGCGATGGCGCCAGCGGCGTCAACCTGCCCGGCGAGCAAGCACGCCAGATCGTCAAACGCCAACTGGACCTGACCGCCAAGGGGTTGCGCACCGGGGGTGCCCTCCGCCGGGCCATCTTCGATCGCAACGACGGTGAGCAGACCGTCCTTGGCGCGTGCAACCTCATCACCATCGAACGCGGCCTCGAGTGGTACGCCGAGCTCGCATTCTGGCTCACCCCCGATGCGCGGGGCAAGGGCATCGCTCGCGAGGCTTGTGCCGCCGTCACCGAGCACGCGCTCAACGACCTGCCCAAGGGCCTCGGTGTTGCCTCGGTTCGCGCGTACGTCCAGCCGGACAACACACGCGCCCAGGCGCTGCTCTCAGGAATCGGTTTCGTCCACCAGCCCGAAACCCAGGAGCACAAGATTACCGGGGGCCACCACCGCACCCACGAACTCTGGTGCCTTACGCTCAGCGAATAA
- the ptsP gene encoding phosphoenolpyruvate--protein phosphotransferase — translation MATKAEHRFVCRLANGLHARPASVLAEAAAGFVSSIVIERENGESADARSVLSIVGLDLQRGDGFVVRADGQDAPTAIAALRELIETGLHEDEHVPVASSECRLPPVLRMLGVEHIRGVGAGGGAGMGTAVCVGGLSLPAAALDAGSRGPDAELGDARRAVDSASNELARRSSESNDATEAALLRAHAQIAGDAALWAAIESRVREGETAARAVVGAAEEMASKLRGVRSAYVQERAIDVIDIAMQLVERLLPGSMAAACPALEQGSVVFAEMLTANQLLALDRGHLRGLVLGGVGRTSHTMILARGMGLPCVIDVAGAPAVVHPGDTAVVDGDGGFVISPVNQEVRRFYERERWVDERRRARVLPVVCQPARTVDGQLVEVGVTAVDAAEVAMAIRNGADGVGLFRTEFMYLEREAPPPEDEQREVYSAVIEAAGGKPVILRTFDIGGDKPAPYLGSGQENNPFLGIRGVRLYQRQPELLRAQLRAMLAVADGRPVKIMVPMVANVREMVWFREHVETIGSGTQIGMMVEVPSVALSIDRFAPHVDFVSIGTNDLCQYWMAADRGNPGVAGLCDELQPAFLRVLTRIVNDAKAAGLWVGVCGEMAGRVENVPLMLGLGVDEVSAGPGDVGAIKLAVYEADAGRCRELVRRACELDHADEVRGLLADFAWRAELEAPAVVDRACIEVGVDAVSKAEAIKAVVDLLGISGRTDKPRAVEEAVWAREAAYSTGLGHGFAVPHCKCAAVRWPTLAAVRLAEPVDWDAMDGKPVHTVLLLAMPDGEASGGGAAHLKIFAALARRLMHEGFRERLGSCADGQAIEACLREEVAV, via the coding sequence ATGGCGACGAAGGCCGAGCATCGCTTCGTGTGCCGCCTGGCCAACGGGCTGCACGCCCGGCCGGCGAGCGTGCTGGCTGAGGCGGCGGCGGGGTTCGTGTCGAGTATCGTGATCGAGCGAGAGAATGGCGAATCGGCCGACGCGCGGAGCGTGCTGTCGATCGTGGGGCTCGATCTGCAGCGCGGGGATGGCTTCGTGGTCCGCGCCGACGGGCAAGACGCTCCAACCGCGATAGCAGCCCTGCGCGAATTGATCGAGACAGGGTTGCACGAAGACGAGCACGTGCCAGTCGCCAGTAGTGAATGCCGCCTGCCGCCGGTGTTGCGGATGCTGGGCGTGGAGCACATCCGGGGAGTTGGGGCGGGCGGTGGCGCGGGCATGGGTACGGCGGTGTGCGTGGGTGGGCTGTCGTTGCCCGCGGCCGCACTCGACGCGGGCTCTCGCGGCCCTGATGCCGAACTTGGTGACGCACGCCGGGCGGTGGACTCTGCTTCGAACGAACTGGCACGGCGATCTTCCGAATCGAACGACGCCACCGAGGCGGCATTGCTGCGGGCGCACGCGCAGATTGCGGGTGATGCGGCGTTGTGGGCGGCGATCGAGTCTCGCGTGCGTGAGGGCGAGACGGCGGCGCGGGCGGTCGTCGGGGCGGCCGAGGAGATGGCGTCAAAACTGCGCGGCGTGCGGAGCGCGTACGTGCAGGAGCGCGCGATCGACGTGATCGACATTGCCATGCAGCTCGTCGAACGGTTGTTGCCCGGGTCGATGGCGGCGGCGTGCCCGGCCTTGGAGCAGGGCTCAGTGGTGTTCGCCGAGATGCTGACGGCGAATCAGTTGCTGGCATTGGATCGTGGGCACTTGCGAGGGCTGGTGCTCGGAGGCGTCGGGCGGACGTCGCACACGATGATCCTGGCACGCGGCATGGGGCTGCCATGCGTGATCGACGTGGCGGGCGCGCCGGCGGTCGTCCACCCAGGTGACACCGCCGTTGTCGATGGGGATGGCGGATTCGTGATCTCGCCCGTGAACCAAGAGGTCCGTAGGTTTTACGAACGCGAGCGATGGGTGGACGAACGGCGGCGCGCGAGGGTGTTGCCCGTCGTCTGCCAGCCCGCCAGAACGGTCGACGGCCAGCTCGTCGAGGTTGGTGTGACCGCTGTTGATGCGGCTGAGGTGGCAATGGCGATCCGCAACGGCGCGGATGGGGTTGGGTTGTTTCGTACGGAATTTATGTACCTCGAACGCGAGGCACCGCCACCGGAGGACGAGCAGCGCGAGGTGTACTCGGCGGTCATCGAGGCGGCGGGCGGCAAGCCGGTGATCCTGCGAACATTCGATATCGGCGGCGACAAGCCTGCACCGTATCTCGGATCCGGCCAAGAAAACAATCCGTTCCTGGGTATTCGCGGCGTTCGGCTCTACCAGCGACAACCCGAGCTGTTGCGAGCGCAATTGCGGGCGATGCTGGCGGTTGCCGATGGGCGGCCGGTGAAGATCATGGTGCCGATGGTGGCGAACGTACGAGAGATGGTGTGGTTCCGTGAGCACGTGGAGACAATCGGGAGCGGGACCCAGATCGGGATGATGGTCGAGGTTCCTTCGGTCGCGTTATCCATCGATCGATTCGCGCCGCACGTGGACTTCGTGAGCATCGGCACCAACGACCTGTGCCAGTATTGGATGGCGGCGGACCGCGGGAACCCGGGCGTGGCGGGCCTGTGCGACGAGTTACAGCCGGCGTTCTTGCGGGTATTGACGCGGATCGTGAACGACGCGAAGGCGGCCGGGTTGTGGGTGGGTGTGTGCGGCGAGATGGCAGGACGCGTTGAGAACGTGCCGCTGATGCTCGGGCTCGGAGTGGACGAGGTCAGCGCTGGACCCGGGGACGTTGGTGCGATCAAGCTGGCAGTGTATGAGGCGGATGCGGGGCGGTGCCGGGAGCTGGTGCGTCGGGCGTGCGAGTTGGATCATGCCGACGAGGTGCGTGGGCTGCTAGCGGACTTTGCGTGGCGCGCGGAATTGGAGGCGCCGGCGGTTGTTGATCGGGCGTGCATCGAAGTGGGCGTCGACGCGGTCAGCAAGGCCGAGGCCATCAAAGCGGTGGTCGACCTGCTTGGGATCTCTGGTCGAACGGACAAGCCCCGTGCTGTCGAGGAAGCGGTGTGGGCGCGCGAAGCGGCGTACTCAACGGGGCTCGGGCACGGGTTCGCGGTGCCGCACTGCAAGTGCGCCGCGGTTCGGTGGCCGACGCTTGCGGCGGTGAGGCTGGCCGAGCCCGTGGATTGGGACGCCATGGACGGGAAGCCCGTGCACACGGTGCTGCTTTTGGCGATGCCCGACGGGGAAGCGTCTGGTGGTGGCGCGGCACATCTGAAGATCTTCGCAGCACTCGCCCGCCGGCTGATGCACGAGGGTTTTCGCGAGCGGCTCGGAAGCTGCGCCGACGGCCAGGCGATCGAGGCATGCTTGCGCGAAGAAGTGGCCGTGTAG
- a CDS encoding PTS fructose-like transporter subunit IIB, producing MKIVAVTACPTGIAHTYMAAEQIETFAKRAGHEIRVETQGSMGIENELSAQAIADADVVIFAVDIEVEQKERFEGKKIIQASVSEAIKKPEALLARAGG from the coding sequence ATGAAGATTGTTGCCGTTACGGCCTGCCCGACGGGTATTGCGCACACCTACATGGCCGCCGAGCAGATCGAGACGTTTGCCAAGCGGGCCGGCCATGAAATCCGCGTCGAGACGCAGGGCTCGATGGGGATCGAGAACGAGCTTAGCGCTCAGGCCATCGCCGATGCGGACGTCGTGATCTTCGCGGTAGACATCGAGGTGGAACAGAAGGAACGGTTCGAGGGCAAGAAGATCATCCAGGCGAGCGTGTCCGAGGCGATCAAGAAGCCCGAGGCGCTGCTGGCGCGTGCGGGTGGGTGA
- a CDS encoding fructose-specific PTS transporter subunit EIIC: MDWGLAMDAIVQELKKLRQHLLTGVSFAIPFIACGGILIALSLAFAPKIEGMGLGESLALLEPEWARNILLTTLAIGGAAFTLMLPVLGGYIAYSVAGKPGLVAGMLGGWFSGNLVVPWDNASESVSAGFLGAIVAGLIAGYVVLGLKQIPANKFVKPLMPILVIPVISALVIGVLMLLVIGPPIAALMAWMTAGLEGMQGGSAVLLAALLGAMIAFDMGGPVNKVAFFFAAGLIQDGNILIMGPVAAAICTPPLGLGLATVIARKMWREDQHEAGLAALGMGMIGITEGAIPFAAADPLRVIPCIMLGSMAASVTAMLAAVGNHAPHGGPIVLFVVEHKLMYIVAIVLGTVVTAAAVLAVKKLTGGLPPEEASA; encoded by the coding sequence ATGGACTGGGGGCTGGCGATGGACGCGATCGTGCAAGAACTGAAAAAGCTGCGGCAGCACCTGCTGACGGGGGTGTCGTTCGCGATCCCGTTCATCGCGTGCGGCGGTATTCTGATCGCGCTGTCGCTGGCGTTCGCACCGAAGATCGAGGGCATGGGTCTCGGCGAGAGCTTGGCGCTGCTCGAGCCCGAGTGGGCACGGAACATTCTGCTCACCACGCTGGCTATCGGTGGCGCGGCGTTCACGCTCATGCTGCCGGTGCTGGGCGGGTACATCGCGTACTCGGTCGCGGGCAAGCCGGGACTCGTTGCGGGCATGTTGGGCGGATGGTTCAGTGGGAATCTGGTGGTGCCGTGGGACAACGCGAGCGAGTCGGTGAGCGCGGGCTTCCTCGGTGCTATCGTGGCGGGGTTGATCGCGGGCTATGTGGTGCTGGGGCTGAAGCAGATTCCGGCGAACAAGTTTGTCAAGCCGTTGATGCCGATCCTCGTGATCCCAGTCATCAGCGCGCTAGTGATCGGTGTGTTGATGCTGCTCGTCATCGGGCCACCTATCGCGGCGCTGATGGCGTGGATGACCGCGGGGCTTGAAGGCATGCAGGGCGGCAGCGCTGTGCTGTTGGCGGCGCTGCTCGGGGCGATGATCGCATTTGACATGGGCGGGCCGGTGAACAAGGTCGCATTCTTCTTCGCGGCGGGACTGATCCAGGACGGGAACATCCTGATCATGGGCCCCGTGGCCGCGGCAATCTGCACGCCGCCGCTGGGGCTCGGGCTGGCAACGGTGATCGCTCGGAAGATGTGGCGTGAGGACCAGCACGAGGCAGGCCTGGCCGCGCTGGGCATGGGCATGATCGGCATCACCGAGGGAGCGATCCCGTTCGCGGCGGCCGATCCGTTGCGCGTGATCCCGTGCATCATGCTGGGGTCGATGGCCGCCAGCGTGACGGCGATGCTGGCCGCAGTGGGCAACCACGCGCCGCACGGCGGTCCGATCGTGCTGTTTGTTGTGGAGCACAAGCTGATGTATATCGTCGCCATTGTGCTGGGCACCGTGGTGACGGCGGCGGCGGTTCTGGCTGTGAAGAAACTGACCGGTGGGCTGCCACCCGAAGAGGCGTCCGCGTAG
- a CDS encoding chitobiase/beta-hexosaminidase C-terminal domain-containing protein, with amino-acid sequence MNSIIRAAAGMAVAIASTLGHAQDQVENTRPDPADIDLTEPTLFVVGYAHLDTQWRWTYHDTIREFIPNTLHHNFDRFEKYPGYVFNFGGTRRFRMMEEYYPEDFETLKKHVAEGRWFPSGSAVDENDANVPSGESQIRHVLYGNKYTRDTFGVTSSEFMLPDCFGFPAALPSLLAHSGLKGFSTQKLTWNAVTPIPFKVGVWEGPDGNSIIAALDPGAYVADVRTDLSKDESWFQRINNNGEESGVYVDYHYYGVGDQGGAPREPSVALVEQSVANSKNKDAKINVIAQRADMMFEAITPEQRAALPTYTGELQLIEHSAGSISSQAYMKRWNRKNEQLADAAEKAAVGAMLLGARDYPGQRLQDAWELVLGSQMHDILPGTSVPLAYDLSWNDEVIAANQFGAVLADSASAIIGAMDTTAQGTSVIVFNPLSWDRHDLVEAEIPFEGEAPKAVVVLNAEGEPVPAQVLWADDHGVARIAFTGTVPSIGFAAFDVRLSQNEFPGRSSELSITPDGRRLENGNYIVKLNARGDVESIFDKQADTELLSAPARIGLHYENPSQWPAWNMDWADRQLPAKAFVGESGPVSVEVIENGPARVAVQVTREAEGSTFTQRIRLASGGQRVEFDTDIDWKTRERSVRTAFPLTASNPTATYDIHLGTTERGNGHPNQYEYLFHQWFDLTDTSGDFGTTVMCDSKYAADKPDDSTVRLTLLFTPGVRGGYPDQQSQDIGRHHVLYAVQGHAGDWREGRSFANAAGLNQPLIPFRTTSHAGDLGKSVSLLSLSSDTVSVQAMKKAEDTGEIVIRLREQSGQAANNISIGSDLGMISGARLVDGQERALADLTINNGAIETDIGSYGLQAIALTIDEVATRASKPESRPVRLRYNTDAISTNADRTAGGMASGRSYPAEQLPPALTLGGVEFQLGEADENNAMACRGQELQLPMGDFDTLYLLLASSDDDAHAFVSINGDEHYLGAPAWDGYVGQWDHREWPGDVTDPRYPWGRSDIIGLTPGFIKPDEIAWYASHHHSGGEDAIYRYCYVFRKSIELAEGTRTVTLPDDPRIKILAASVARVGATAEPARALFDTLDDHQQRPPVIEVAGVPTGRNGAYTDTIEATIEPSLYWQPGSFHYTTDGSKPTTDSPVYSGAITLTETTTISTAAVDTQGTLGPAQTRTVRVVDETCPSVRSVLAMYEMPQIRVEFSEPVKQLGPGNFELDPSIAVRRVEMDNDFRAATIDLASAPEMGTPYTLLTRAVQDRSPAGNGLDTHRQTFVISGPVFSLETIDKSQYGSTIENTPGLPVNAGDPWTINVWAKMEGQPTNHTVLVGFGNCDARNGGQARYLTKFASGVHMWSHNQDVPSRTQYDTGRWQMITATYDGRVGKLYKDGKLIGQRTVRLSDDANLIQIAPLDPWDRRYQFGGDLAGLTIWDQALTEQAIDTLLDSSPR; translated from the coding sequence ATGAACAGCATCATCCGGGCGGCGGCGGGCATGGCGGTGGCAATAGCCTCAACCCTCGGCCACGCCCAAGATCAGGTCGAAAACACCCGGCCCGACCCCGCCGACATCGATCTGACCGAGCCCACCCTCTTCGTCGTCGGCTACGCCCACCTCGACACCCAGTGGCGCTGGACCTATCACGACACCATCCGCGAGTTCATCCCCAACACGCTCCACCACAACTTCGACCGCTTCGAGAAGTACCCCGGCTACGTCTTCAACTTCGGCGGGACCCGACGCTTCCGCATGATGGAAGAGTACTACCCCGAGGACTTCGAGACCCTCAAGAAGCATGTCGCCGAGGGGCGCTGGTTCCCCTCGGGGTCCGCCGTCGATGAGAACGACGCCAACGTGCCTTCGGGTGAGTCCCAGATCCGCCACGTGCTCTACGGCAACAAGTACACGCGAGACACCTTCGGCGTCACCAGCAGCGAGTTCATGCTGCCCGACTGTTTCGGCTTCCCCGCCGCCCTGCCCAGCCTGCTGGCCCATAGCGGACTCAAGGGCTTCAGCACCCAGAAGCTCACATGGAACGCCGTCACGCCCATCCCCTTCAAGGTGGGCGTGTGGGAAGGCCCCGACGGCAACTCCATCATCGCCGCCCTCGATCCCGGTGCCTACGTCGCCGACGTGCGCACCGATTTGTCAAAGGACGAGAGCTGGTTCCAGCGTATCAACAATAACGGCGAGGAATCGGGTGTCTACGTCGACTACCACTACTACGGCGTGGGCGACCAGGGCGGCGCACCCCGCGAGCCGTCGGTCGCACTCGTCGAGCAGAGCGTGGCCAACAGCAAGAACAAGGACGCGAAGATCAACGTCATCGCCCAACGGGCCGACATGATGTTCGAGGCCATCACGCCCGAGCAGCGAGCCGCCCTGCCGACCTACACCGGTGAGCTCCAGCTCATCGAGCACTCGGCCGGCAGCATCAGCTCCCAGGCCTATATGAAGCGCTGGAACCGGAAGAACGAGCAACTCGCCGACGCCGCCGAGAAGGCCGCGGTCGGTGCGATGCTCCTCGGCGCGCGCGACTATCCCGGCCAACGCCTGCAAGACGCCTGGGAGTTGGTCCTGGGCTCGCAGATGCACGACATCCTGCCCGGCACCAGCGTGCCGCTGGCCTACGACCTTTCCTGGAACGACGAGGTCATCGCCGCCAACCAGTTTGGCGCGGTCCTGGCCGACTCGGCCTCGGCCATCATCGGCGCGATGGACACGACCGCCCAGGGCACATCGGTCATCGTCTTCAACCCGCTCTCGTGGGATCGCCACGACCTCGTTGAGGCCGAAATCCCCTTCGAGGGCGAAGCGCCCAAGGCTGTCGTCGTGCTCAACGCCGAGGGCGAGCCCGTGCCCGCCCAGGTGCTCTGGGCCGATGACCACGGCGTCGCCCGCATCGCATTCACGGGAACCGTCCCCTCCATCGGCTTTGCGGCCTTCGACGTGCGGCTGAGCCAGAACGAGTTCCCCGGCCGCTCCAGCGAGCTGAGCATCACCCCCGACGGCCGCCGCCTGGAGAACGGCAACTACATCGTCAAGCTCAATGCGCGCGGCGACGTGGAGTCCATCTTCGACAAGCAGGCCGACACCGAGCTACTCAGCGCCCCCGCGCGCATCGGCCTGCACTACGAGAACCCCAGCCAGTGGCCCGCGTGGAACATGGACTGGGCCGACCGCCAACTGCCCGCGAAGGCTTTCGTCGGAGAGAGTGGCCCGGTCAGCGTCGAAGTCATCGAGAACGGCCCCGCCCGCGTCGCCGTGCAGGTAACGCGTGAGGCCGAAGGATCGACCTTCACCCAGCGCATCCGATTGGCAAGCGGAGGCCAGCGCGTCGAGTTCGACACCGACATCGACTGGAAGACCCGCGAGCGCAGCGTCCGCACCGCCTTCCCGCTCACCGCAAGCAACCCGACGGCCACCTACGACATCCACCTGGGCACGACCGAACGCGGCAACGGCCACCCGAACCAATACGAGTACCTCTTCCACCAGTGGTTCGACCTGACCGATACTTCGGGCGACTTCGGCACGACCGTGATGTGCGACAGCAAGTACGCCGCCGACAAGCCCGACGACAGCACCGTCCGCCTCACGCTGCTGTTCACCCCCGGCGTGCGCGGCGGCTACCCAGACCAGCAGAGCCAGGATATCGGCCGCCACCACGTGCTCTACGCCGTCCAGGGCCACGCTGGAGATTGGCGCGAGGGGCGCAGCTTCGCGAACGCCGCCGGCCTCAACCAGCCACTCATCCCGTTCCGCACGACCTCGCACGCTGGCGACCTGGGCAAGTCGGTCTCGCTCCTGAGCCTGAGCAGCGATACCGTGAGCGTCCAGGCCATGAAGAAGGCCGAGGACACCGGCGAGATCGTGATCCGTCTGCGTGAGCAGTCGGGCCAAGCAGCGAACAACATCTCCATCGGGAGCGATCTCGGGATGATCTCCGGGGCCCGGCTCGTCGATGGCCAGGAGCGTGCTCTCGCCGATCTCACGATCAATAACGGTGCGATCGAGACGGACATCGGGAGCTATGGCCTCCAGGCGATCGCGCTGACCATCGACGAGGTTGCGACCCGAGCCTCCAAGCCCGAATCCCGGCCCGTCCGGTTGCGGTACAACACCGATGCTATCAGCACCAACGCCGACCGTACCGCCGGCGGCATGGCGAGCGGCCGCTCGTACCCCGCCGAGCAATTGCCCCCGGCGCTGACGCTCGGCGGCGTTGAATTCCAACTCGGCGAGGCCGACGAGAACAACGCGATGGCGTGCCGTGGCCAGGAGTTGCAACTCCCCATGGGCGACTTCGATACGCTCTACCTGCTGCTGGCTTCGAGTGACGATGACGCCCACGCGTTCGTCAGCATCAACGGCGACGAGCACTATCTGGGAGCCCCGGCCTGGGACGGCTACGTCGGCCAGTGGGACCACCGCGAATGGCCGGGCGACGTGACCGACCCGCGCTATCCCTGGGGGCGCAGCGACATCATCGGGTTGACACCGGGTTTCATCAAGCCCGACGAGATCGCCTGGTACGCCTCGCATCACCACTCTGGTGGTGAAGACGCGATCTACCGCTACTGCTACGTGTTCCGCAAGAGCATCGAGCTGGCCGAGGGGACCCGCACCGTCACGCTGCCCGACGATCCGCGCATCAAGATTCTTGCGGCCAGTGTGGCGCGTGTCGGTGCGACCGCCGAGCCCGCCCGTGCGTTGTTCGATACGCTGGACGACCACCAGCAGCGACCACCCGTGATCGAGGTCGCCGGCGTGCCCACCGGCCGCAACGGGGCCTATACCGATACTATCGAGGCGACCATCGAGCCCAGCCTGTACTGGCAACCCGGCTCGTTCCACTACACCACCGACGGCTCGAAGCCGACGACGGATTCCCCCGTGTACTCTGGTGCGATCACGCTCACCGAGACCACCACGATCAGCACCGCGGCCGTCGACACCCAAGGGACACTGGGGCCCGCCCAGACCCGGACGGTCCGCGTGGTTGACGAGACGTGCCCGAGCGTGCGGAGCGTCCTTGCGATGTACGAGATGCCGCAGATCCGCGTTGAGTTCTCCGAGCCGGTGAAGCAACTCGGGCCGGGAAACTTCGAGCTCGATCCGAGTATCGCCGTGCGGCGTGTGGAGATGGACAACGACTTCCGTGCCGCGACGATCGACCTGGCGAGTGCTCCAGAGATGGGCACGCCCTACACGTTGCTCACTCGTGCGGTGCAGGATCGCTCGCCGGCCGGCAACGGGCTCGATACACATCGCCAGACCTTCGTGATCTCGGGGCCGGTGTTCTCGCTGGAGACGATCGACAAGAGCCAGTACGGCTCGACCATCGAGAACACGCCAGGCCTTCCTGTCAACGCCGGTGACCCATGGACCATCAACGTGTGGGCGAAGATGGAGGGGCAACCGACGAACCACACGGTGCTGGTCGGTTTCGGCAACTGCGACGCGCGCAATGGCGGGCAGGCGCGGTACCTCACGAAGTTCGCCAGCGGCGTCCACATGTGGAGCCATAACCAGGACGTGCCCAGCCGGACGCAGTACGACACGGGCCGGTGGCAGATGATCACCGCGACCTACGACGGCCGTGTCGGCAAGCTGTACAAGGACGGCAAGCTGATCGGCCAGCGCACGGTGCGGCTGTCTGATGACGCCAACCTCATCCAGATCGCCCCGCTCGACCCGTGGGACCGGCGGTACCAGTTCGGGGGCGACCTCGCGGGCCTGACCATCTGGGACCAGGCGCTCACCGAGCAGGCCATCGATACGTTGCTCGATAGTTCCCCGCGATGA
- a CDS encoding HupE/UreJ family protein, giving the protein MIRACIAIALLVAGCVDAHPTVPTVAEVRVSQGEHGGVVEVIVTHDALAYALNDTSARVMDWQMYELLEGPADTLAAALRDGRERFAAGFELIADGRRIPFDIVEAPTLGAVETWKTENPSLRLPVTMEFVLRAGLPTGATALSMRAPHVLDGVFLVVHRPGTEAVYLPLGVAEVSPAVDVSMVGVPEPEGGNGGTGEEAVIVESPGWLGIGWRYVVLGYRHIVPEGTDHQLFILALFLLNTRLRDLLLQTSVFTLAHTCTLAVASLDVVRVSPGIVEPVITGSIAFVAIENVFVTESRPWRGATAFVFGLAHGLGFGTELNTIGLPRDQLVLGLVGFSVGVEVGHATILVVAFGILGWWRGKDWYRTRVTLPLSVVIAAIALWWLVQRLS; this is encoded by the coding sequence ATGATCCGCGCCTGCATCGCCATCGCCCTGCTGGTCGCCGGGTGCGTCGACGCACATCCGACGGTGCCAACGGTGGCGGAGGTGCGCGTCAGCCAGGGCGAGCACGGCGGCGTGGTCGAGGTCATCGTGACACACGACGCGCTGGCGTACGCGCTCAACGACACGTCGGCCCGCGTCATGGATTGGCAGATGTACGAGCTGCTCGAGGGCCCGGCCGACACACTGGCCGCGGCGCTGCGGGATGGGCGTGAGCGGTTTGCGGCCGGGTTCGAGTTGATCGCCGATGGGCGTCGCATCCCGTTTGACATCGTGGAAGCCCCCACGCTGGGTGCGGTTGAAACCTGGAAAACGGAGAACCCGTCTCTTCGGCTGCCCGTCACGATGGAATTTGTGTTGCGTGCGGGGCTTCCGACGGGCGCGACCGCCCTGTCGATGCGTGCGCCCCACGTGCTCGATGGGGTGTTCCTGGTTGTACACCGGCCGGGGACCGAGGCGGTGTACCTGCCGCTGGGTGTCGCCGAGGTCTCGCCGGCGGTTGACGTGTCGATGGTGGGGGTGCCCGAGCCAGAAGGTGGGAATGGGGGGACGGGCGAGGAAGCTGTCATTGTGGAATCGCCGGGCTGGCTCGGCATCGGTTGGCGGTACGTGGTCCTGGGATATCGCCACATCGTGCCGGAGGGAACGGACCACCAATTGTTCATATTGGCGTTGTTCCTGTTGAATACGCGACTCAGAGATCTGCTCTTGCAAACATCGGTCTTCACCCTGGCGCACACGTGCACGCTGGCCGTCGCATCGCTCGACGTGGTGCGCGTCTCTCCGGGAATCGTCGAGCCGGTGATCACCGGGTCGATCGCGTTCGTGGCGATCGAGAACGTGTTCGTGACCGAGTCGCGCCCGTGGCGTGGCGCGACGGCATTCGTATTCGGGCTGGCGCACGGCTTGGGTTTTGGGACCGAGCTCAACACCATCGGCTTGCCGCGGGACCAGCTCGTACTCGGTCTGGTTGGCTTCAGCGTTGGCGTGGAGGTCGGGCACGCGACGATCCTCGTGGTCGCCTTTGGGATCTTGGGCTGGTGGCGGGGGAAGGATTGGTATCGCACCCGAGTAACGCTGCCGCTCTCGGTGGTGATCGCCGCGATCGCGCTGTGGTGGCTCGTCCAGCGGCTCTCGTGA
- a CDS encoding ATP-binding protein, whose protein sequence is MDAILDSCWSRLSERARTHGIELVRETGADLPEVYVDLERARRALTNLVVNAIKTAPPDSRVVVGAHLDGPEAVRLDVIDHGSALTPNQLARVGECFRPDTVSHTKETKGFGLGLSVVGQLACINLGSASVRSEEGVGNTHSFTMPIARTDVVVRRYLTWISSMDETSTLCALRVCEVTPTEPDDGIRAFLASVSRATDLELPAIDGDGFVICGVGYKPDEWRARVSGLYAESALRVGRLDRSPLVIDILGTRNIRDSESFLLEHLACELEARPHAEVHSDCR, encoded by the coding sequence GTGGACGCGATCCTCGATTCTTGCTGGTCCAGGCTGAGTGAGCGGGCACGTACGCACGGCATCGAGCTCGTGCGTGAGACCGGCGCGGATCTACCCGAGGTCTACGTCGATCTGGAGCGGGCTCGACGCGCCCTCACCAACCTCGTGGTCAACGCGATCAAGACCGCACCGCCGGATTCGCGCGTGGTGGTTGGTGCCCATCTCGATGGTCCGGAGGCCGTCAGGCTGGATGTGATTGATCACGGTTCGGCGCTGACCCCCAACCAACTCGCTCGCGTGGGCGAGTGCTTCCGCCCAGATACGGTATCTCACACGAAGGAGACCAAGGGCTTCGGCCTTGGGCTGAGCGTGGTTGGCCAATTGGCCTGTATCAATCTTGGGTCGGCCTCGGTTCGCAGTGAAGAAGGCGTCGGAAACACGCACTCGTTCACGATGCCCATCGCTCGCACGGACGTTGTTGTTCGGCGGTATCTCACGTGGATCTCGTCGATGGATGAGACCTCGACATTGTGCGCATTGCGAGTGTGTGAGGTGACACCGACAGAACCTGACGATGGTATCCGGGCATTTCTCGCGTCGGTGTCTCGCGCGACCGATCTTGAGTTGCCGGCAATCGACGGCGACGGGTTTGTCATCTGTGGAGTTGGTTATAAGCCGGATGAATGGCGTGCGCGTGTGAGCGGGCTCTATGCCGAATCCGCACTCCGTGTTGGGCGGCTGGACCGCAGTCCGCTCGTGATCGACATCCTTGGCACACGCAACATCCGGGATTCTGAATCGTTCCTGCTGGAGCATCTCGCTTGCGAACTGGAGGCTCGACCCCATGCCGAAGTCCATTCTGATTGTCGATGA